In Myxococcus guangdongensis, one genomic interval encodes:
- a CDS encoding NAD(P)/FAD-dependent oxidoreductase, with protein sequence MSAFDCVIVGGGIVGAALAESLSTEGLSVALVEARSIGTATTACGMGHLVAMDDNAAELALTAYSVSLWRQLAQGLPRTVEYDACGTLWLAADDEEMAAVSAKVANYRAAGVRAEVLDAASLYEAEPSLAPGLVGALRVPEDAVLYPPVAARTFAQRAQARGVKVMTGCPVRELRPEGVFLANGDVLKAGRVVLAAGVASPSLCPELPISPRKGHLLITRRGAPVVHHQLVELGYLKSAHGTDGASVAFNAQPRVTGQLLLGSSRQPGEASREVEAAILERMLKRAAMFLPGLDGLQALRVWTGLRPASPDGLPLLGPHPEKPWLWLACGHEGLGITTATGSARLVADQMLGRTSAIDVAAYSPSRFLGASAREVAHA encoded by the coding sequence ATGAGCGCCTTCGATTGCGTCATCGTCGGCGGTGGCATCGTCGGCGCGGCGCTCGCGGAGTCGCTGTCCACCGAAGGGTTGTCCGTGGCGCTCGTCGAGGCGCGCTCCATCGGCACCGCGACCACCGCGTGCGGGATGGGGCACCTGGTCGCGATGGATGACAACGCGGCGGAGCTCGCGCTGACCGCGTACTCGGTCTCGCTCTGGCGACAGCTCGCCCAGGGGCTGCCGCGCACCGTGGAGTACGACGCGTGCGGCACGCTGTGGCTGGCCGCCGATGACGAGGAGATGGCCGCCGTCTCCGCGAAGGTCGCCAACTACCGCGCCGCGGGCGTGCGGGCCGAGGTGTTGGATGCGGCCTCGCTGTATGAGGCGGAGCCTTCGCTGGCTCCCGGGCTCGTGGGTGCGCTGCGGGTGCCGGAGGACGCCGTGTTGTATCCGCCTGTGGCCGCGCGGACCTTCGCGCAGCGGGCGCAGGCGCGTGGCGTGAAGGTGATGACGGGATGTCCGGTCCGCGAGCTGCGACCCGAGGGCGTCTTCCTGGCGAACGGGGACGTGCTGAAGGCCGGGCGGGTGGTGCTCGCGGCGGGCGTGGCGAGTCCCTCGCTCTGTCCGGAGCTGCCCATCTCTCCGCGCAAGGGACATCTGCTCATCACGCGGCGCGGTGCTCCCGTGGTGCATCACCAACTCGTGGAGTTGGGGTACCTCAAGAGCGCGCACGGCACGGATGGCGCGTCGGTCGCGTTCAATGCGCAGCCGCGTGTCACCGGGCAGTTGCTGCTCGGGTCGTCGCGACAGCCAGGGGAGGCGAGCCGTGAGGTGGAGGCCGCCATCCTGGAGCGCATGCTGAAGCGCGCGGCGATGTTCCTCCCGGGGCTCGATGGCTTGCAGGCGCTGCGTGTGTGGACGGGACTGCGTCCCGCGAGCCCGGATGGACTGCCGCTCCTGGGGCCGCATCCGGAGAAGCCGTGGCTGTGGCTGGCCTGTGGGCATGAGGGATTGGGCATCACCACCGCCACGGGGAGCGCGAGGCTGGTCGCGGACCAGATGCTCGGGCGGACGAGCGCCATCGATGTGGCGGCGTACTCGCCCTCGCGCTTCCTGGGGGCGTCGGCTCGCGAGGTGGCGCATGCGTGA
- a CDS encoding aldehyde dehydrogenase (NADP(+)) encodes MSWMGLSLIGAERGEPGGATFTGWNPAEGVALELRFHSARPQEVERACSLAAEAAPSLAALSSRQRAVFLEHIAEALLAAEADFLAVTPKETGLPPARIQGELARAAGQFRQFARLLEEGSWVDARIDHALPERKPLPRADLRSMLRPVGPVAVFGASNFPLAFSVAGGDTASALAAGCPVVAKAHPAHPATSERAAVAIRAAVVACGLHEGVFSLLFDAGTEVGAALVRHPAIRSVGFTGSRQGGQALMALAASRPLPIPVFAEMGSINPIFVLPEALSARPEAMADSLAASILQGAGQFCTSPGLVVAVEGPGYEAFRARLAEKLGAASPAPMLTPNIANRFREGVGRLAARADTRTCVRGESSAALGAAALFEAPATAVLAEHALTEEVFGSCAVLTPAKDAAELVRVASGLEGQLTATVLMDARDTEVAAALLPVLTDRVGRVLVNGVPTGVEVCPAMVHGGPFPASSEARFTAVGTGAIRRFVRPVCYQDVPDALLPSELRESNPLGLWRTVDGVLKRE; translated from the coding sequence ATGAGCTGGATGGGATTGTCGTTGATTGGCGCCGAGCGCGGCGAGCCGGGTGGCGCGACGTTCACCGGATGGAACCCGGCGGAGGGCGTGGCGCTGGAGCTGCGCTTCCACTCCGCGCGGCCTCAGGAGGTGGAGCGGGCGTGCTCGCTCGCGGCGGAGGCGGCGCCGTCGCTCGCGGCCCTGTCCTCGCGTCAGCGCGCGGTGTTCCTGGAGCACATCGCCGAGGCGCTCCTGGCGGCGGAGGCGGACTTCCTCGCGGTGACGCCGAAGGAGACGGGGCTGCCTCCCGCGCGCATCCAGGGAGAGCTGGCCCGCGCGGCGGGACAGTTCCGTCAGTTCGCGCGGCTGTTGGAGGAGGGGAGCTGGGTGGATGCGCGCATCGACCACGCGCTGCCCGAGCGCAAGCCCCTGCCGCGCGCGGACCTGCGCTCGATGCTGCGTCCGGTGGGGCCGGTGGCGGTGTTCGGCGCGAGCAACTTCCCGCTCGCGTTCTCCGTGGCGGGAGGTGACACCGCGTCCGCGCTGGCCGCGGGCTGTCCCGTCGTGGCCAAGGCCCACCCCGCGCACCCGGCGACGTCGGAGCGCGCGGCCGTGGCCATCCGCGCCGCCGTGGTCGCGTGTGGTCTGCACGAGGGCGTCTTCTCGCTCCTGTTCGATGCGGGCACGGAGGTGGGCGCGGCGCTGGTGCGTCACCCCGCCATCCGCTCGGTGGGCTTCACGGGCTCGCGTCAGGGAGGACAGGCGCTGATGGCGCTGGCCGCCTCCCGGCCCCTGCCCATTCCGGTCTTCGCGGAGATGGGCTCCATCAATCCCATCTTCGTGTTGCCGGAGGCCCTGTCCGCGCGCCCCGAGGCGATGGCGGACTCGCTGGCCGCGTCGATTCTCCAGGGCGCGGGACAGTTCTGCACCTCTCCCGGTCTGGTCGTGGCGGTGGAGGGGCCGGGGTACGAGGCCTTCCGCGCGCGACTGGCCGAGAAGCTGGGAGCGGCCTCGCCCGCGCCCATGCTGACGCCGAACATCGCCAATCGCTTCCGTGAGGGGGTCGGCCGTCTCGCGGCGCGCGCGGACACGCGGACCTGTGTGCGCGGTGAATCGAGTGCGGCGCTAGGGGCCGCGGCGTTGTTCGAGGCGCCGGCCACGGCGGTGCTCGCGGAGCACGCGCTGACCGAGGAGGTGTTCGGGAGCTGCGCGGTGCTGACGCCGGCGAAGGACGCGGCGGAGTTGGTGCGTGTGGCGTCCGGGTTGGAAGGCCAGCTCACGGCGACGGTGTTGATGGACGCAAGGGACACGGAGGTGGCCGCCGCGCTGCTCCCCGTGCTGACGGACCGCGTGGGGCGCGTGCTGGTGAACGGCGTGCCCACGGGCGTGGAGGTCTGTCCGGCGATGGTGCATGGCGGTCCCTTCCCGGCCAGCTCGGAGGCTCGCTTCACCGCGGTGGGCACCGGCGCCATCCGGCGCTTCGTGCGGCCCGTGTGCTACCAGGACGTGCCGGATGCGCTGCTGCCGTCCGAGCTGCGCGAGTCGAACCCGCTCGGCCTGTGGCGCACGGTCGATGGGGTGCTGAAGCGGGAGTGA
- a CDS encoding (2Fe-2S)-binding protein gives MGEPSRKAPASVTLRINGQAVTVPSGTSVAAALAMTERFVSRADLGGRPRGPLCGMGVCFECRATVDGVSEVLTCLTPCRDGQEVATDA, from the coding sequence ATGGGTGAGCCATCGCGCAAGGCACCTGCCTCCGTCACGTTGCGCATCAACGGGCAGGCCGTCACCGTCCCCTCGGGCACCTCCGTGGCCGCGGCGCTCGCGATGACGGAGCGGTTCGTCAGCCGCGCGGACCTGGGTGGACGTCCCCGCGGACCGCTGTGCGGCATGGGCGTGTGCTTCGAGTGTCGGGCCACCGTCGACGGCGTGTCCGAGGTCCTCACGTGTCTGACTCCGTGTCGTGACGGCCAGGAGGTGGCGACCGATGCGTGA
- a CDS encoding M9 family metallopeptidase, with amino-acid sequence MQRPHGLEHAHQRILPDERSPDVAPENLRRELAPPPPARTLLAACDTAAFGSASGAALVTLVKGSTEACINSLFSVTGTLARQVFIESKMVTVANALTTSAQGYVGDNSAQTLQLILFLRAGYYVQFYSPDVVGAYGTALRDAIRPALAAFVANSHFRDVNDAHGAVLREFVTLIDSSGQNALHLGTFKGLLDRFNATAEAFWYMRSATNNVFVGLFRGHYNADFVAAVRLDSTIIDALESFGLRTEHLLGTDNQYLTVNAARELARFLQYPGALQDKARPRVRALIVNHQMTGPTAGVWVGSAEMAEYYDGANCAYYGICDFRRTLEQTVLSMTYNCGATLRMRAQDMTAAQFSQSCSRLATQETYFHDTLKTGRVPVAGDNNTALEMVIFDSSLDYQTYAGALFGIDTNNGGMYLEGNPSASGNQARFIAYEAEWVRPTFQIWNLEHEYVHYLDGRFDMKGDFSASVSQPTIWWIEGLAEYISKKSDNASAVAVGAGKAFQLSQILRNDYNSGTERVYTWGYLAVRFMFERHADQVGTFLGQFRAGSYAAYRQSLDALGTTNDTEFHEWLTCVATASDPSTCVNPGPGPGPGPGTGTPCTDSDARRLGNGCYRGPLSATSGLQYFYLWVPNGARNLRFQMSGGTGNADLYVRAASWPSLTTYDHRPYLAGNDETVDIPSPPTGSYIYLMLNARAPYSDVKLESRFDTGP; translated from the coding sequence GTGCAACGTCCGCACGGGCTCGAGCACGCACACCAGCGCATCCTGCCCGACGAGCGCTCGCCCGACGTCGCGCCGGAGAACCTGCGTCGGGAGCTCGCACCGCCGCCTCCTGCCCGGACCCTGCTGGCCGCCTGTGACACGGCGGCCTTCGGCTCGGCCAGCGGCGCGGCGCTCGTCACCCTGGTGAAGGGCTCCACGGAGGCGTGCATCAACTCTTTGTTCAGCGTCACGGGCACGCTGGCGCGGCAGGTGTTCATCGAGAGCAAGATGGTCACCGTCGCCAACGCGCTCACCACCAGCGCGCAGGGCTACGTGGGAGACAACAGCGCGCAGACGCTGCAGCTCATCCTGTTCCTACGGGCCGGGTACTATGTGCAGTTCTACAGCCCGGACGTGGTGGGTGCGTACGGCACGGCGCTCAGGGACGCCATCCGTCCGGCGCTGGCGGCCTTCGTCGCGAACAGCCACTTCCGGGACGTCAACGACGCGCACGGCGCGGTGCTGCGTGAGTTCGTGACGCTCATCGACAGCTCGGGACAGAACGCGCTGCACCTGGGCACGTTCAAGGGGCTGTTGGACCGCTTCAACGCCACTGCGGAGGCGTTCTGGTACATGCGCAGCGCCACGAACAACGTCTTCGTGGGCCTGTTCCGGGGTCACTACAACGCGGACTTCGTCGCGGCCGTGCGGCTGGACAGCACCATCATCGACGCGCTGGAGTCCTTCGGCCTGCGCACCGAGCACCTGCTGGGCACGGACAACCAGTACCTCACGGTCAACGCCGCGCGCGAGCTGGCGCGCTTCCTCCAGTACCCGGGCGCGCTCCAGGACAAGGCGCGGCCCAGGGTGCGGGCGCTCATCGTCAACCACCAGATGACGGGGCCCACGGCGGGTGTCTGGGTGGGCTCGGCGGAGATGGCCGAGTACTACGACGGCGCGAACTGCGCGTACTACGGCATCTGTGACTTCCGTCGCACGCTGGAGCAGACGGTGTTGAGCATGACGTACAACTGCGGCGCGACCTTGCGCATGCGCGCGCAGGACATGACGGCCGCGCAGTTCAGCCAGAGCTGCTCGCGGCTCGCCACGCAGGAGACGTACTTCCACGACACGCTGAAGACGGGGCGCGTGCCGGTGGCGGGGGACAACAACACCGCGCTGGAGATGGTCATCTTCGACAGCAGCCTGGACTACCAGACGTATGCGGGCGCGCTGTTCGGCATCGACACGAACAATGGCGGCATGTACCTGGAGGGAAACCCCTCGGCGTCGGGCAACCAGGCGCGCTTCATCGCGTATGAAGCGGAGTGGGTGCGGCCCACGTTCCAGATATGGAACCTGGAGCACGAGTACGTGCACTACCTGGACGGCCGCTTCGACATGAAGGGCGACTTCAGCGCCAGCGTCAGCCAGCCCACCATCTGGTGGATTGAGGGCCTGGCCGAGTACATCTCGAAGAAGAGCGACAACGCGAGCGCGGTGGCGGTGGGCGCCGGCAAGGCGTTCCAGCTCAGCCAGATCCTGCGCAACGACTACAACAGCGGCACGGAGCGTGTGTACACGTGGGGCTATCTCGCGGTGCGCTTCATGTTCGAGCGGCACGCGGACCAGGTGGGCACGTTCCTGGGACAGTTCCGGGCGGGGAGCTACGCCGCGTATCGCCAGTCGCTCGACGCGCTGGGCACGACGAACGACACGGAGTTCCACGAGTGGTTGACGTGTGTGGCCACCGCGAGCGACCCGAGCACCTGTGTGAACCCGGGTCCTGGGCCTGGGCCCGGACCTGGGACGGGGACACCGTGCACGGACTCCGACGCCCGGAGGTTGGGCAACGGCTGCTACCGCGGCCCCCTCTCCGCGACGAGCGGCCTGCAGTACTTCTACCTGTGGGTGCCCAATGGCGCGCGCAACCTGCGCTTCCAGATGAGCGGCGGCACGGGCAACGCCGACCTCTACGTGCGCGCCGCGTCGTGGCCCAGCCTCACGACCTACGACCACCGGCCCTACCTGGCGGGCAATGACGAGACGGTGGACATCCCGTCACCGCCGACCGGCAGCTACATCTACCTGATGCTCAACGCCCGGGCGCCGTACTCGGACGTGAAGCTGGAGTCCCGCTTCGACACGGGACCGTGA
- a CDS encoding M9 family metallopeptidase, with product MCHPVTNGCRYPIVLAICLAVSALGADARPSGPSPAGAELPRHGLEQPRQRPLPEESPPSSTPSRLACDTAAFGAASGAALVTLVEASTQECLRTLFDVTGTLARQVFIESKMITVANALTPSANAYAGDTHGTALPLMMFLRAGYFVQSFNPIVGTYGTALRNAIRPALAAFVANSHFQDVNDEHGVVLREFVTLIDSSGETPLHLGTFQGLLDRFDDTTLESWYMYSATSKVFTGLSRGHHDAAFIAAVRQDDAILGALDSFVQRTEHLLGTYHQDLTIDAARELARFIQYPGALQDKTRPMLRALIANHPMTGPTAVVWVNSVEAADIYDGANCAYYGICDFRRTLAQAVLPKTFTCGAVRMRAQDMTTEQSRQTCARLSAQATYFHDMLGRVPVAGDNNTTLELVIFDSSLDYQLYAGLLFDIDTDNGGIYREGNPSASDNQARFITYEEEQARPAFQVSNLEREYVHYLDGRFDMSGDLQTSISQPTRWWIEGLAEYFSKKNDNAGAVAVGAGKAFQLSQILRNDDNSGTERLYTWGYLAVRFMFERHVDRVNTFLGHFRAGNYAAYRQSLDALGTAYDTEFHAWLTCVATASDPSTCANTVPPPEPGTGTPCTASDPQALGNGCYRGPLALSNVQGQQSFYLVVPSRARNLRIQLSGGTGNADLYVNHGIWPTATTYDYRPYLAGNDEAVVIPSPRSGYFYIMLKARQPYTGVKVEARFDTGP from the coding sequence ATGTGTCACCCCGTCACGAATGGGTGTCGTTATCCCATCGTCCTTGCCATCTGTCTTGCCGTCTCCGCCTTGGGAGCGGACGCCCGACCTTCAGGCCCCTCGCCAGCCGGGGCCGAACTCCCGCGGCATGGGCTGGAGCAGCCCCGCCAGCGTCCGCTGCCCGAGGAGTCTCCACCCTCCTCCACGCCGTCGCGACTCGCCTGTGACACGGCGGCTTTCGGCGCGGCCAGCGGCGCGGCGCTCGTCACCCTGGTGGAGGCCTCCACGCAGGAGTGCCTCCGAACGCTGTTCGATGTGACGGGGACGCTGGCGCGCCAGGTGTTCATCGAGAGCAAGATGATCACCGTGGCGAACGCGCTCACACCCAGCGCGAACGCCTACGCCGGGGATACCCATGGGACGGCGCTCCCGCTCATGATGTTCCTGCGGGCGGGGTACTTCGTGCAGTCCTTCAACCCCATCGTGGGGACCTACGGTACGGCGCTGAGGAACGCCATCCGTCCGGCGCTGGCCGCGTTCGTTGCCAACAGCCACTTCCAGGACGTCAACGACGAGCACGGCGTGGTGCTGCGGGAGTTCGTCACGCTCATCGACAGCTCGGGAGAGACGCCGCTGCATCTGGGCACATTCCAGGGGCTGTTGGACCGCTTCGACGACACGACCTTGGAGTCCTGGTACATGTACTCCGCCACGAGCAAGGTCTTCACGGGCCTGTCTCGCGGGCACCATGACGCGGCCTTCATCGCGGCCGTCCGGCAGGACGATGCCATCCTTGGCGCGCTGGACTCCTTCGTCCAGCGCACCGAGCACCTGCTGGGCACGTACCATCAGGACCTCACCATCGACGCCGCGCGAGAGCTGGCGCGCTTCATCCAGTACCCCGGCGCGCTCCAGGACAAGACGCGGCCCATGTTGAGGGCGCTCATCGCCAACCACCCGATGACGGGGCCCACGGCGGTGGTCTGGGTGAACTCCGTCGAGGCGGCGGACATCTACGACGGCGCCAACTGTGCGTACTACGGCATCTGTGACTTCCGTCGCACGCTGGCGCAGGCGGTGCTCCCGAAAACGTTCACCTGCGGCGCCGTGCGAATGCGTGCCCAGGACATGACGACCGAGCAGTCCAGGCAGACCTGCGCCCGGCTCTCCGCGCAGGCGACGTACTTCCACGACATGCTGGGGCGGGTGCCGGTGGCCGGAGACAACAACACCACGCTGGAGCTGGTCATCTTCGACAGCAGCCTGGACTACCAGTTGTATGCAGGGTTGCTGTTCGACATCGACACGGACAACGGCGGCATCTACCGGGAGGGGAACCCCTCCGCGTCGGACAATCAGGCGCGCTTCATCACCTATGAAGAGGAGCAGGCGCGGCCCGCGTTCCAGGTATCCAACCTGGAGCGTGAGTATGTGCACTATCTGGATGGTCGCTTCGACATGAGCGGCGACCTCCAGACCAGCATCAGCCAGCCCACCCGCTGGTGGATTGAGGGCCTGGCCGAGTACTTCTCGAAGAAGAACGACAACGCGGGCGCGGTGGCGGTGGGGGCCGGCAAGGCGTTCCAGCTCAGCCAGATTCTGCGCAACGATGACAACAGCGGCACGGAGCGCCTCTACACCTGGGGCTACCTCGCGGTGCGCTTCATGTTCGAGCGACACGTGGACCGGGTGAACACGTTCCTGGGACACTTTCGCGCGGGGAACTACGCCGCGTATCGCCAGTCACTCGACGCGCTGGGCACGGCGTACGACACGGAGTTCCACGCGTGGCTCACCTGCGTGGCCACCGCGAGCGACCCGAGCACCTGCGCGAACACCGTTCCGCCCCCGGAGCCCGGCACGGGGACCCCATGCACCGCCTCCGACCCCCAGGCGCTGGGCAATGGCTGCTACCGAGGCCCCCTCGCCTTGAGCAACGTGCAGGGCCAGCAGTCCTTCTACCTGGTAGTGCCCTCCCGCGCGCGCAACCTGCGCATCCAGCTCAGCGGCGGCACGGGCAACGCGGACCTCTACGTGAACCACGGCATCTGGCCCACCGCCACGACGTATGACTACCGGCCCTATCTGGCGGGCAATGACGAGGCGGTGGTCATCCCGTCTCCGCGCTCCGGCTACTTCTACATCATGCTCAAGGCCCGCCAGCCCTATACGGGCGTGAAGGTGGAAGCCCGCTTCGACACGGGGCCGTGA
- a CDS encoding AraC family transcriptional regulator gives METTQGREALEHWRVEFMGRVTNPLFAEALFDRVPDIVFSVKDIQGRYVCISEACAERCGLKSKAAAVGRTAHELFPQHMADRYVRQDERVFRTGRPLVDNLDLTLFNNREPGWCLTSKVPLFDAGGEVMGLACLSKDIHEPGRAGLVDERFAATIDFIQANYGERLRIDSLARRAGMSAAQFERRMRRIFQLSAGQFIMKTRIDAAAERLVEDTREPIAVIALSVGFCDQSALSRQFKQVTGLSPREYRQLVESVPGTAVSRRKR, from the coding sequence ATGGAAACCACCCAAGGGCGTGAGGCGTTGGAGCACTGGCGGGTGGAGTTCATGGGACGGGTGACGAACCCGCTGTTCGCGGAGGCGCTGTTCGACCGGGTGCCGGACATCGTCTTCTCCGTGAAGGACATCCAGGGTCGCTACGTGTGCATCAGCGAGGCGTGCGCGGAGCGCTGCGGCCTGAAGAGCAAGGCGGCGGCGGTGGGGCGCACGGCGCACGAGCTGTTCCCCCAGCACATGGCGGACCGGTACGTGCGGCAGGACGAGAGGGTGTTCCGCACCGGGCGCCCGCTGGTGGACAACCTGGACCTGACGCTCTTCAACAACCGCGAGCCGGGCTGGTGTCTGACGAGCAAGGTGCCGCTGTTCGACGCCGGGGGCGAGGTGATGGGGCTGGCGTGTCTGTCCAAGGACATCCACGAGCCGGGGCGCGCGGGGCTGGTGGACGAGCGCTTCGCGGCGACCATCGACTTCATCCAGGCGAACTACGGCGAGCGGCTGCGCATCGACTCCCTGGCGCGACGCGCGGGCATGTCCGCGGCGCAGTTCGAGCGGCGGATGCGGCGCATCTTCCAGCTCTCCGCGGGGCAGTTCATCATGAAGACTCGCATCGACGCGGCGGCGGAGCGACTGGTGGAGGACACGCGCGAGCCCATCGCCGTCATCGCCCTGTCCGTGGGTTTCTGCGACCAGAGCGCCCTGTCACGTCAGTTCAAGCAGGTGACGGGCCTGAGCCCCCGCGAGTACCGGCAGCTCGTCGAGTCCGTCCCCGGCACCGCCGTGTCCCGTCGCAAGCGCTGA
- a CDS encoding NAD(P)/FAD-dependent oxidoreductase: protein MRETCDVVIVGAGPGGLAAACHAAEAGLKVLVLDAQPEPGGQIWRGEARTGKNPLARRWLTRFAASGARFRPGSRVIASPEPGVLLVEEGASSFAVHHGRVILATGARERFLPFPGWTLPGVLGVSGLQVLVKDGLPIRGKRVVLAGTGPLLLAAAATIQSHGGEVLYIAEQAPAADHWRFALQLWRHPSKLLQGAAMTAKLISVPTSTDAWVLAAEGTDRLESVRLSVRGHEEHLRCDYLGASFGLVPNLELPRLLGCEVSHGAVLVDERLETRVPRVHAVGELLGIGGVDQALVTGELAGLVAADRPIPESLVRAWRSVRDFSVHLARHDAPREELRRLARPDTLLCRCEDVPLSALEGCTNLREARLYARLGMGACQGRTCGPAAQTLFGWSGEDVRPPCLPARIGSLRLPPPDVSSSHTSKS from the coding sequence ATGCGTGAGACGTGTGACGTCGTCATCGTCGGCGCGGGACCCGGTGGACTCGCCGCCGCCTGTCATGCGGCCGAGGCGGGGCTGAAGGTCCTGGTCCTCGATGCGCAACCCGAGCCCGGTGGGCAGATCTGGCGCGGTGAGGCCCGGACGGGGAAGAACCCGCTCGCGCGCAGATGGCTCACGCGCTTCGCGGCCTCGGGTGCCCGCTTCCGTCCTGGCTCGCGGGTCATCGCTTCTCCCGAACCCGGTGTGCTCCTGGTCGAGGAGGGTGCCTCCTCGTTCGCGGTGCACCACGGCCGCGTCATCCTGGCCACGGGCGCACGTGAGCGCTTCCTCCCGTTCCCCGGCTGGACGCTCCCCGGTGTGCTCGGGGTCAGCGGTCTCCAGGTGCTCGTGAAGGACGGCCTGCCGATTCGCGGCAAGCGCGTGGTCCTCGCGGGCACGGGGCCGCTGCTCCTCGCCGCCGCCGCGACGATTCAGTCCCACGGCGGGGAGGTCCTCTACATCGCCGAGCAGGCTCCCGCCGCGGACCACTGGCGCTTCGCGCTCCAGCTCTGGCGCCATCCCTCGAAGCTGCTCCAGGGCGCGGCGATGACCGCGAAGCTCATCAGCGTCCCCACGTCCACGGATGCGTGGGTGCTCGCCGCCGAGGGCACGGACCGACTCGAGTCCGTTCGCCTGTCCGTGCGCGGCCACGAGGAGCACCTGCGCTGCGATTACCTGGGCGCGTCCTTTGGTCTGGTGCCCAATCTGGAGCTGCCCCGGCTGCTGGGCTGCGAGGTCTCCCACGGCGCGGTCCTCGTGGACGAGCGACTGGAGACCCGCGTCCCTCGCGTGCACGCCGTGGGCGAGCTGCTCGGCATCGGCGGCGTGGACCAGGCGCTCGTCACCGGCGAGCTCGCGGGCCTCGTCGCCGCGGACCGGCCCATCCCCGAGTCACTCGTTCGTGCATGGCGAAGCGTGCGCGACTTCTCCGTCCACCTCGCGCGCCACGACGCCCCTCGCGAAGAGCTGCGCCGACTGGCCCGGCCCGACACCTTGCTGTGCCGCTGTGAAGACGTGCCCCTGTCCGCGCTGGAGGGGTGCACGAACCTGCGCGAGGCGCGCCTGTACGCCCGGCTGGGCATGGGCGCGTGTCAGGGCCGCACCTGTGGCCCTGCGGCGCAGACGCTCTTCGGCTGGTCGGGCGAGGACGTGCGCCCGCCCTGTCTCCCCGCGCGCATCGGCAGCCTGCGCCTTCCTCCCCCCGACGTTTCCTCTTCCCACACGAGCAAGTCATGA
- a CDS encoding dihydrodipicolinate synthase family protein, with protein sequence MSLWSGVLPAITTPFNADLSVDHGAVRSHVQWLISQGCTGIIPCGSLGEGATLTSEEKAALMRTCVDAVKAPVIPGIAALSTAEAVRLARAAEEAGCAGLMVLPPYVYSSDWREMKAHMSTVLRATKLPCLLYNNPVAYKTDFTPAQLAELAAEHDNAVAVKESSTDARRVTGIRALLGDRLALGVGVDDCLVEGVEAGARFWVAGLVNAFPAESVRLLELSLAGKKDAAFALYRWFLPLLRLDTVPKFVQLIKLVQQEMGWGHERVRGPRMELVGAEREECLRVLREALANRPAL encoded by the coding sequence ATGAGCCTCTGGTCCGGTGTCCTCCCCGCCATCACCACCCCCTTCAACGCGGACCTGTCCGTCGACCACGGCGCGGTGCGCTCGCACGTGCAGTGGCTCATCTCCCAGGGCTGTACGGGCATCATCCCCTGCGGCTCGCTGGGCGAGGGCGCGACGCTGACCTCCGAGGAGAAGGCCGCGCTGATGCGCACGTGCGTGGACGCGGTGAAGGCGCCCGTCATCCCCGGCATCGCCGCGCTGTCCACCGCGGAGGCCGTGCGTCTGGCCCGCGCCGCCGAGGAGGCCGGGTGTGCGGGCCTGATGGTGCTGCCGCCGTACGTCTATTCCAGCGACTGGCGCGAGATGAAGGCGCACATGTCCACGGTCCTCCGCGCCACGAAGCTGCCGTGCCTGCTCTACAACAACCCCGTGGCCTACAAGACGGACTTCACGCCCGCGCAGTTGGCGGAGCTGGCCGCCGAGCACGACAATGCGGTCGCCGTGAAGGAATCCTCCACCGATGCCCGCCGCGTCACCGGCATCCGCGCCCTGCTGGGCGACCGGTTGGCCCTGGGCGTGGGCGTGGATGACTGCCTCGTCGAGGGCGTGGAGGCGGGCGCGCGCTTCTGGGTGGCAGGGCTGGTGAATGCGTTCCCCGCCGAGTCGGTGCGCCTGCTCGAGCTGTCCCTGGCGGGCAAGAAGGACGCCGCGTTCGCGCTGTACCGGTGGTTCCTGCCGCTGCTGCGCCTGGACACCGTCCCGAAGTTCGTCCAGCTCATCAAGCTGGTGCAGCAGGAGATGGGCTGGGGCCACGAGCGGGTGCGTGGGCCCCGCATGGAGCTGGTGGGCGCCGAGCGTGAGGAGTGCCTGCGCGTGCTGCGCGAGGCGTTGGCGAACCGTCCCGCGCTGTAG